From a region of the Petrotoga sibirica DSM 13575 genome:
- a CDS encoding metallophosphoesterase family protein produces MKKHLIVTIFVVLSILFFSADLISSYQDSYILSNNYLTTGISKENGYITFFKSNEAAQSLFKNHKILISGVDFQNSVIETSKYSISFIYDQNDFKVVNTYTLQEKNLLLSTRITNKTETKKRIQLNEIIDYSDTFPFFIKSKVLNNYVLLLQQDYGSFGYFPVYDQTFQRVIASNQMGTSISFFVLEPGDALEFTRVITVGESVSEIEKQYYDKFGIDYTTIEKNIILSNEKSAKGMRVVLEDKLGTIQDVQLVDEKGKAKFYLPYEEDYEDFQVKVDFGSLKTESVSLLGSEDLLVQVPENYFFFKPFLTDKREDGVIINFRMAVPARSNVEVYDSGSEIMVFEITNKFPLEYHYIELSGLQPNSFYEYVINVEDTYTLNDVKTEKKAFKTKHLDEDIDTFRFIVYGDTQIYDERHAYIVNRIVEDSDLNTAFILKPGDHTEEGTSEKSWSIFFESAYPLSSQIPYYMVLGNHERNSILYYRAFELPSGGGDYSKRWYSFDYGNSHFVILDSNILESSNLYEKQMKWLEEDLKNNNDKKFIFVAFHHPFWTTATEYGNMEENLPNGHFNTKNWLPIFEKYGVDVVINGHIHAYERHFKDGIMFITSGGGGAKLNTNHGADPLPWHVKHVLGKLHYVIFDVYEDSIKVTVKAVARVDNPLFPNQYTPIDEVIDEFYIYKK; encoded by the coding sequence ATGAAAAAACATCTTATTGTAACTATTTTTGTTGTTTTGTCTATACTCTTTTTTTCAGCAGATTTAATTTCATCTTATCAGGATAGTTACATATTATCCAACAACTATTTGACAACTGGAATTTCCAAAGAAAATGGATATATCACCTTTTTTAAAAGTAATGAAGCGGCCCAAAGTCTTTTTAAAAACCACAAGATTCTAATTTCTGGCGTAGATTTCCAAAACAGCGTCATAGAAACTTCAAAATATTCAATCTCTTTCATTTATGATCAAAACGACTTCAAAGTGGTGAATACTTATACATTACAAGAGAAAAATCTCTTACTGAGTACTAGGATAACTAACAAAACGGAAACAAAAAAAAGAATCCAATTGAATGAAATAATAGATTACTCAGATACATTTCCTTTTTTTATAAAATCAAAGGTTTTAAATAACTATGTTTTACTTCTTCAACAAGATTATGGGAGCTTTGGATATTTCCCGGTTTATGATCAAACATTTCAAAGAGTTATAGCGAGCAATCAGATGGGTACAAGTATCTCATTTTTTGTCCTTGAACCTGGGGATGCTCTTGAATTTACAAGAGTTATAACGGTTGGTGAAAGTGTTAGCGAAATAGAAAAACAATATTACGATAAATTTGGTATTGATTATACAACAATCGAAAAAAATATAATATTGAGCAATGAAAAGTCCGCTAAGGGTATGAGGGTTGTTTTAGAAGATAAATTGGGAACGATTCAAGATGTCCAACTTGTTGATGAAAAAGGAAAAGCAAAATTTTATCTACCTTACGAGGAAGATTATGAGGATTTCCAAGTTAAGGTAGATTTTGGAAGTTTGAAAACCGAATCTGTCTCTCTTTTAGGGTCAGAAGATCTTTTGGTTCAGGTCCCAGAAAATTACTTTTTCTTTAAGCCTTTTCTCACTGATAAAAGGGAAGATGGTGTGATTATCAATTTCAGGATGGCTGTTCCTGCTAGATCAAATGTAGAAGTTTATGATTCAGGCAGTGAAATCATGGTATTTGAAATAACAAACAAATTTCCTTTAGAATACCATTACATAGAACTTTCTGGTTTGCAACCTAATTCTTTCTATGAATATGTGATAAATGTTGAGGATACTTATACTCTCAATGACGTCAAGACAGAAAAAAAGGCTTTTAAAACCAAGCATTTAGATGAAGATATTGATACTTTTCGATTTATAGTTTATGGAGATACCCAAATCTATGACGAAAGACACGCTTACATTGTTAATAGAATTGTAGAGGATTCTGATCTAAATACAGCATTTATTCTCAAACCAGGAGATCACACGGAAGAAGGCACATCAGAGAAGAGTTGGAGTATATTTTTTGAATCTGCATATCCCTTAAGTTCTCAAATTCCATATTACATGGTTTTAGGTAATCACGAGAGAAACAGTATACTTTATTATAGGGCATTCGAACTTCCGAGTGGAGGGGGAGATTATTCCAAGAGATGGTACTCTTTTGACTATGGAAACTCACATTTTGTCATCTTAGATTCTAATATTTTAGAATCTTCAAATCTATATGAAAAACAAATGAAATGGTTGGAAGAAGATCTTAAAAACAATAATGATAAAAAGTTTATCTTCGTGGCTTTTCATCATCCTTTTTGGACGACAGCTACGGAGTATGGCAACATGGAAGAAAACCTTCCAAACGGTCATTTCAACACAAAAAATTGGCTGCCTATATTTGAAAAGTATGGTGTTGATGTTGTAATAAACGGGCATATACATGCTTACGAAAGGCATTTCAAGGATGGAATTATGTTTATAACCAGTGGTGGGGGAGGGGCTAAACTAAATACAAATCATGGAGCAGATCCATTACCCTGGCATGTAAAGCATGTGCTTGGAAAACTTCACTACGTTATTTTTGATGTTTATGAAGATTCTATCAAGGTTACGGTAAAAGCAGTAGCGAGGGTTGATAATCCTCTTTTCCCGAACCAATACACTCCAATTGATGAAGTAATTGATGAATTCTACATATACAAAAAATGA
- a CDS encoding aldose epimerase family protein produces MSSLGYIEKNQWGYTVEGTPVTLFTLRNKKGVTLQVTNYGATLVSLYLPDKKGEFEDIILGFDTVSDYEKPNPQNPFFGATIGRHANRIKNGQFSLEGKNYTLAQNNNSNHLHGGVKGFQKQIFQATAFTTVEGPSVRFKRLSHDGEEGYPGNLRVSVTYTLNNDNEFKISYTATTDKTTIINLTNHSYFNLAGEGRGNIFDHQLELFANYYTPVDETLIPTGEIKSVKNTPFDFTVPKILGEVLKDLKDSPLEGIDHNFVLNKENSKISLAVRLVEPTSGRVMKIYTTEPGIQVYTGNFVDTYGKEGKHYGKYSGIALETQHFPNTPNQKNFPSTILRPSEVYSSTTIYKFSIVN; encoded by the coding sequence GTGTCAAGTTTAGGATATATTGAAAAAAATCAATGGGGATACACAGTAGAAGGGACCCCGGTGACTCTATTCACATTAAGAAACAAAAAGGGAGTTACCTTACAAGTAACAAATTATGGAGCTACATTGGTTTCTTTGTACTTACCTGATAAAAAAGGAGAATTTGAAGATATAATTTTAGGCTTCGACACGGTTTCAGATTACGAAAAACCTAACCCACAGAATCCATTTTTCGGCGCTACAATAGGACGACATGCAAATAGGATAAAAAACGGACAATTCTCACTTGAAGGTAAAAACTACACCTTAGCTCAAAACAATAATTCAAACCATCTTCATGGGGGAGTCAAGGGTTTTCAAAAGCAAATATTTCAAGCTACAGCTTTTACAACCGTTGAAGGACCTTCTGTTCGGTTCAAGCGTTTAAGCCACGATGGTGAAGAGGGTTATCCAGGAAACTTACGTGTAAGCGTTACTTACACATTAAACAACGATAATGAATTTAAGATTTCTTATACCGCAACTACTGATAAAACCACTATTATAAATTTGACAAATCACAGTTACTTTAATTTAGCAGGAGAAGGTAGAGGAAATATTTTTGATCACCAGTTAGAACTTTTTGCTAATTATTATACACCTGTAGATGAAACGTTAATCCCCACTGGAGAAATAAAAAGTGTCAAAAACACACCTTTTGATTTTACAGTCCCAAAAATTCTCGGTGAGGTGCTCAAAGATCTGAAAGATTCTCCATTAGAAGGAATAGATCATAATTTCGTATTAAACAAGGAAAATAGCAAAATATCCTTAGCTGTAAGGTTGGTTGAACCCACAAGTGGAAGAGTGATGAAGATATACACAACCGAGCCTGGGATTCAAGTATATACAGGTAATTTTGTTGATACATACGGAAAAGAAGGAAAACACTACGGAAAATATTCTGGAATAGCTTTGGAAACACAGCATTTCCCAAACACTCCAAACCAGAAAAACTTTCCTTCCACAATTTTAAGACCCTCAGAAGTTTACTCTTCAACAACAATTTACAAATTTTCTATCGTAAATTAG
- a CDS encoding patatin-like phospholipase family protein, with the protein MLAIALSGGGAKGAAHVGALLELEKMGIKFDIVVGTSIGALVGAGYALLGDSKLLYEYALRLQKATFINKVPASRKIPPILTCIGANLLPSTLPSFLYFYILKKVFKDITFEDLKIKFYCTTVKMESGDLVIFDEGPLFPALKASMAMPGAFKPVKINGNKYIDGGSLEKLPILTAKKLGADKIIALKLLTKKIKYQEIKNASQAFDRIDSIRENIYDNLTEKFANVLIELPTQDFNTLDFTQTQALIDTGRKAVLERKEEILEKIS; encoded by the coding sequence TTGCTTGCGATAGCTTTATCTGGAGGTGGGGCTAAAGGTGCTGCCCACGTTGGAGCACTGTTAGAACTTGAAAAAATGGGAATTAAATTTGATATCGTTGTTGGTACAAGTATTGGTGCACTTGTAGGTGCTGGGTATGCCCTTTTAGGGGACTCCAAATTACTATATGAATATGCTTTAAGGTTACAAAAAGCTACTTTTATTAATAAAGTACCTGCATCGCGCAAAATACCTCCTATTTTGACGTGCATTGGTGCAAACTTGCTTCCATCAACTTTACCCTCTTTTCTTTATTTTTATATTTTAAAAAAGGTATTTAAAGATATTACCTTTGAAGATTTGAAAATTAAATTCTATTGTACCACCGTAAAAATGGAAAGTGGAGATTTGGTAATCTTTGATGAAGGACCTTTGTTCCCGGCTTTAAAAGCTAGTATGGCGATGCCTGGTGCATTCAAGCCCGTTAAAATAAACGGTAACAAATACATAGATGGTGGATCCTTGGAAAAGCTACCTATCCTAACAGCTAAAAAACTTGGTGCAGATAAAATCATCGCCCTAAAACTCTTAACAAAGAAGATAAAATACCAGGAAATAAAAAATGCCTCTCAAGCTTTTGATAGGATAGATTCAATAAGAGAAAATATATACGATAATTTAACGGAAAAGTTTGCTAACGTACTTATCGAATTGCCCACACAAGACTTTAATACTTTAGATTTCACACAAACACAAGCCTTAATAGATACTGGGAGAAAAGCTGTTTTAGAAAGAAAAGAAGAAATCTTGGAGAAAATATCATGA
- a CDS encoding prepilin-type N-terminal cleavage/methylation domain-containing protein, whose amino-acid sequence MKNKKFKEGFTLVEVLIVLGIISILASIAIPSVRGLINRANAIKVVTEMQNVQVAVMNYGIYNPNLEGLTINDLLLEGYLTSQPEYIELDSTNPLEIKIKYTNGTPSATELNNINNNILIDNNTAYLVVKY is encoded by the coding sequence ATGAAAAACAAAAAATTTAAGGAAGGGTTCACACTAGTTGAGGTTTTAATAGTCTTGGGAATCATTTCGATCCTCGCAAGTATTGCCATTCCATCAGTTAGAGGACTTATCAATCGAGCTAACGCAATTAAAGTAGTAACTGAAATGCAAAATGTTCAAGTTGCCGTAATGAACTATGGTATTTATAACCCCAACCTAGAAGGATTAACAATTAATGATCTCTTGTTAGAGGGCTATTTAACTTCTCAACCAGAATATATAGAATTAGATTCGACTAACCCTTTAGAAATCAAAATAAAATACACGAATGGTACACCTTCCGCAACTGAGCTTAATAATATTAACAACAATATACTTATAGATAATAATACAGCTTATTTAGTAGTTAAATATTAA
- the uppS gene encoding polyprenyl diphosphate synthase: MKLSKVPTHVGIIMDGNGRWATKSGFDRNYGHQKGAEIAQKVIEWSKEFGINYLTLYTFSEENWKRPQNEIEFLFELFIRYFENNLKRIIENGVNVRFLGRINKLPESLINTCKEIEDISKNNEDFNLILALNYSGRQEILDTVNKILEDKKTTVTKEDIDNNLYLPDVPYPDLIIRTAGEQRLSNFLLWQSAYSELYFTETLWPDFSYNDYLNALLDYAKRERRFGGIIIE; encoded by the coding sequence ATGAAACTTTCGAAGGTACCAACTCATGTTGGTATAATTATGGATGGAAATGGAAGATGGGCAACTAAAAGTGGATTTGATAGAAACTATGGTCATCAAAAGGGTGCTGAAATCGCTCAAAAGGTTATCGAGTGGTCTAAAGAATTTGGAATTAATTATCTTACCTTATACACCTTTTCAGAAGAAAATTGGAAAAGGCCACAAAATGAGATAGAATTTTTATTCGAATTATTCATAAGATACTTTGAAAATAACCTTAAACGAATTATAGAAAATGGTGTAAATGTAAGATTTTTAGGAAGAATTAACAAACTACCAGAAAGTCTTATAAATACTTGCAAAGAAATTGAAGACATAAGTAAAAATAATGAAGATTTCAATTTGATCCTTGCCTTGAATTACAGTGGGAGGCAAGAGATTTTAGATACAGTTAATAAAATTTTGGAAGATAAAAAGACAACAGTTACAAAAGAAGATATAGACAACAACCTTTATTTACCGGATGTTCCTTATCCTGATTTAATAATAAGAACCGCAGGTGAACAAAGATTAAGTAACTTCTTACTTTGGCAATCTGCTTATTCCGAACTGTACTTTACAGAAACTTTATGGCCTGATTTTTCTTATAATGATTACCTAAACGCCCTTTTAGATTATGCTAAAAGAGAAAGACGCTTTGGCGGTATAATTATCGAGTAA
- the alaS gene encoding alanine--tRNA ligase: protein MKYFTSDEIREKFLYFFEKKGHTRLPSSSLIPNDPQLLFTVAGMVPFKPIFWGKVEPTYTRITTCQKCLRTNDIENVGRTPRHHTFFEMLGNFSFGDYFKKEAIKWAWEFLTEELELPAEKLWASVYETDDEAFNIWKDDIKIPENKILRFGKEENWWGPAGPTGPCGPCSEIYFDTGYTENCPDQENCTPACDCGRFVEIWNIVFTEYYSDENGNLSPLPRKNIDTGAGFERICAVTQGKYDNFDSDLFKETIEEIQQIFGVKFRENKGKDVSIKVIADHSRAIAFLISEGIIPSNEGRGYVLRRLIRRAVRHGALLGAKGPFLNSILETVIKKMGKIYPELIEKEGLIKDISSMEEEKFFETMEKGMERLNNIIQNLNNQATLSGKIAFELYDTYGFPLDLTKEILSEKGIEVDEKEFTELMNKQREMARAASGKVEYDTTKQIYKEIDKFLTLTEFIGYDKLSSTEEVQLILKGDSIVQQAQEGEEIELFFSKTPFYAERGGQVSDKGIIYNESFQAEVIHVTPIRNEIISHLVKIKKGSIKNGERVFLKVDEKKRKATEKNHTATHLLHSALRKVIGEHIRQAGSYVAPERLRFDFTHYEPLTQDQIKQIEYLVNEQIQKAIPVNIYLKSLEEAKNMDVIALFEEKYGEVVRIVEIDDFSRELCGGTHVSNTGEIGIFKILEESSISSGVRRIEAITGFESLNYVTEMESIITNLSNMLDSSRDQILDKIESILKTIKNQEKEIKQLQFQLATKNIERLAQTPQIIEGEKVVVAQLENLEKDVHANTADILLQKLGRGVVILFNKSNNDQVSLVVKVSKDISKKFHAGNIARKIASYLGGGGGGGPTFAQAGGKYVKKVKEVIEHISNFMEV from the coding sequence ATGAAATACTTCACCTCTGATGAAATTAGGGAAAAGTTCTTGTATTTTTTTGAAAAAAAAGGTCATACAAGGTTACCTAGTTCTTCTTTGATTCCCAACGATCCCCAATTGTTGTTTACAGTGGCTGGAATGGTCCCTTTTAAACCAATCTTTTGGGGAAAAGTTGAACCCACATATACGAGAATAACTACGTGTCAAAAATGTTTAAGGACAAACGACATAGAAAATGTTGGAAGAACCCCCAGACATCACACCTTTTTTGAGATGTTAGGGAACTTTTCTTTTGGGGATTATTTCAAAAAAGAGGCTATAAAATGGGCCTGGGAATTTTTAACAGAAGAATTAGAACTTCCAGCCGAAAAATTATGGGCTTCTGTGTATGAAACCGATGATGAAGCTTTTAATATCTGGAAAGACGATATCAAGATACCGGAAAATAAAATACTAAGATTCGGTAAAGAAGAAAACTGGTGGGGACCTGCGGGTCCAACCGGCCCATGTGGTCCTTGTTCAGAAATATACTTTGACACAGGGTATACCGAAAATTGCCCTGATCAAGAAAACTGTACTCCTGCATGCGATTGTGGGCGTTTTGTCGAGATTTGGAACATAGTTTTCACTGAATATTATTCCGATGAAAACGGAAACCTTTCTCCTTTACCAAGAAAAAACATTGATACTGGGGCGGGTTTTGAAAGAATCTGTGCAGTTACTCAAGGTAAATATGATAATTTTGATTCCGATTTATTCAAGGAAACAATAGAAGAAATACAACAAATCTTTGGTGTAAAATTCAGAGAAAATAAAGGTAAAGATGTATCAATAAAGGTAATAGCTGATCATTCAAGAGCAATTGCATTTCTAATATCTGAAGGAATTATACCATCAAATGAAGGAAGAGGCTATGTTTTAAGAAGATTAATAAGAAGGGCTGTACGGCACGGAGCTTTGTTAGGAGCAAAAGGGCCATTTTTAAACAGTATTCTTGAAACAGTAATTAAAAAAATGGGAAAAATCTATCCGGAACTTATCGAAAAAGAAGGTTTAATTAAAGATATTTCCTCTATGGAAGAAGAAAAGTTTTTTGAAACGATGGAAAAAGGGATGGAAAGATTAAACAACATAATTCAAAACTTAAACAACCAAGCCACATTATCTGGAAAAATCGCTTTCGAACTTTACGATACATACGGATTTCCTTTGGATCTCACAAAAGAGATATTATCCGAAAAAGGGATAGAAGTTGATGAAAAAGAATTCACAGAACTGATGAACAAACAAAGAGAGATGGCAAGAGCAGCTTCGGGTAAAGTGGAGTATGATACAACTAAACAAATTTACAAAGAAATCGATAAATTTTTGACTCTAACTGAATTTATTGGTTATGATAAACTAAGTTCGACTGAAGAAGTCCAGCTTATACTCAAAGGAGACAGTATTGTCCAACAAGCTCAAGAAGGTGAAGAAATTGAACTATTTTTCTCAAAAACACCTTTTTATGCAGAAAGGGGAGGGCAAGTTTCTGATAAGGGTATTATCTACAATGAATCATTCCAAGCTGAAGTTATACATGTTACACCTATAAGAAATGAGATAATATCTCACCTAGTAAAAATAAAAAAAGGCAGTATAAAAAACGGAGAAAGAGTATTTCTAAAAGTTGATGAAAAAAAGAGAAAAGCCACAGAGAAAAACCATACGGCAACACATCTTTTACATTCTGCACTAAGAAAAGTAATTGGAGAACATATAAGGCAGGCTGGTTCATATGTAGCTCCGGAAAGATTAAGATTCGATTTCACACATTATGAACCTTTGACCCAAGATCAAATAAAGCAAATCGAATACCTTGTAAACGAACAAATACAAAAAGCTATCCCTGTAAACATATACCTAAAAAGCTTAGAAGAAGCAAAAAATATGGATGTTATAGCCTTATTTGAAGAAAAATACGGAGAAGTGGTAAGAATTGTGGAAATAGACGATTTCTCAAGAGAGCTCTGTGGAGGCACACATGTTTCCAACACAGGAGAAATAGGAATCTTCAAAATTCTGGAGGAATCTTCCATCTCTTCAGGAGTTCGAAGAATAGAAGCTATTACAGGTTTTGAAAGCCTTAACTATGTTACAGAAATGGAAAGTATTATAACTAATTTATCTAACATGTTGGATTCATCAAGGGATCAGATTCTAGATAAAATCGAATCCATCTTAAAAACTATCAAAAATCAGGAAAAGGAAATTAAACAACTTCAATTTCAATTAGCCACAAAAAATATAGAAAGATTAGCCCAAACCCCACAAATCATTGAAGGCGAAAAGGTGGTAGTAGCTCAGTTAGAAAACTTGGAAAAAGACGTTCATGCCAACACAGCCGATATCCTACTTCAAAAGTTGGGTAGAGGCGTTGTGATCCTTTTCAACAAGAGTAACAACGATCAAGTAAGTTTGGTAGTAAAGGTATCCAAAGACATCTCTAAAAAATTTCACGCCGGAAACATTGCAAGAAAAATAGCCTCCTATTTAGGTGGTGGTGGAGGCGGTGGACCAACTTTCGCACAAGCCGGAGGAAAATATGTTAAGAAGGTAAAAGAAGTGATAGAACACATAAGCAATTTTATGGAGGTTTAA
- a CDS encoding phosphatidate cytidylyltransferase: MNKKELWTRVLSGVIIGPIVIFSYLTYPTLLGLVTTIVMLASFELIELFTSDVKNSFIKLLLTFIVGTSSLIYGFSLEAEYRGILPFESEGIFFLAFVASVFSIMLLVKEITYTKRFIESSALSIIYVSFFLSNFYLIHLNYGPGMAILALTAVWAYDAGAYFFGLSFGKHKLSPHFSPKKSWEGFLGGIFFTFAYILIFDSIGIFFGAIQKITFLQAIIFALMVGFFDTIGDLTESTIKRYYNVKNSGEILPGHGGMLDRIDGLLIVTPMWYFLLRILWI, translated from the coding sequence TTGAATAAAAAAGAACTTTGGACAAGAGTATTATCAGGTGTAATTATTGGACCAATAGTTATTTTTTCTTATCTAACATATCCCACCCTTTTAGGATTGGTTACAACAATAGTGATGTTAGCTTCCTTTGAATTGATTGAACTATTTACAAGCGATGTCAAAAATAGTTTCATCAAGCTTTTACTAACTTTTATTGTAGGAACATCCAGTCTTATATATGGATTCTCTTTAGAGGCTGAATATAGAGGAATTTTACCTTTTGAAAGCGAAGGAATATTTTTCTTAGCTTTTGTAGCGTCTGTATTTTCGATTATGCTTTTAGTTAAAGAGATAACATACACAAAAAGGTTTATAGAATCTTCTGCTTTAAGCATTATCTACGTATCTTTTTTTCTTTCAAACTTTTATTTGATTCATTTGAACTATGGACCAGGGATGGCGATTTTAGCATTAACTGCAGTATGGGCTTATGATGCTGGGGCATATTTTTTTGGATTGAGTTTCGGTAAACATAAACTTTCTCCACATTTTTCACCCAAAAAAAGTTGGGAGGGATTTTTAGGTGGCATCTTTTTCACTTTTGCTTATATACTTATATTTGATTCCATTGGGATTTTTTTTGGAGCTATTCAAAAAATAACCTTTTTGCAGGCCATTATCTTTGCATTGATGGTGGGTTTCTTCGATACCATTGGAGATCTAACAGAATCAACTATTAAAAGGTATTATAATGTAAAAAACTCAGGGGAAATCCTACCAGGTCATGGGGGGATGCTCGACAGAATTGATGGTCTGTTGATCGTAACCCCAATGTGGTATTTTTTGTTGAGAATACTTTGGATATAG
- the frr gene encoding ribosome recycling factor produces MAKKSSYAKEAEDKMKKTIEHFEDELKRVRTGRPTTAIFEDIKVDYYGVPTPINQVATLTVGEERTVVITPWDKKMLESIEKAINASNFGFHAINDGNVVRVSFPNPTIEERRKLVKAVKEMLEETKVALRNIRRDDIKKVKETKNDSSLSEDEAKKIEDEIQDILKEKEEEAEKIFQRKEKEIMES; encoded by the coding sequence ATGGCAAAGAAAAGTTCTTATGCGAAGGAAGCAGAAGATAAAATGAAAAAAACTATTGAACATTTCGAGGACGAATTAAAAAGAGTAAGAACAGGAAGACCTACTACCGCTATTTTTGAGGACATAAAAGTAGATTACTATGGTGTGCCCACTCCCATCAACCAGGTGGCAACCTTAACTGTTGGAGAAGAAAGAACCGTTGTGATCACCCCATGGGATAAAAAGATGCTTGAATCCATAGAAAAAGCAATAAACGCTTCTAATTTTGGTTTTCACGCTATAAATGATGGTAACGTAGTAAGGGTGTCTTTTCCAAATCCCACTATTGAAGAAAGAAGAAAATTAGTAAAAGCTGTAAAAGAGATGCTAGAAGAAACAAAAGTGGCCTTAAGAAACATAAGAAGAGACGATATAAAAAAGGTTAAAGAAACAAAAAACGATAGCTCTTTAAGTGAGGATGAAGCAAAAAAAATTGAAGACGAAATCCAAGATATCTTGAAAGAAAAAGAAGAAGAAGCAGAAAAAATATTCCAAAGGAAAGAAAAAGAGATTATGGAGTCATAA
- a CDS encoding type II secretion system F family protein, whose product MKKLYKLEIEERSSNKRYECLLLVKNKEEIYDLLTNLNIRVINIDVDNFYFDTKKFNIDQMISLVDNLYLLVNSGLTLFEAMEFLVFNEQVDKFIRGVIFKSYFLVMKGLDYKTAFDFPEIDNYFRHTINLSKTTIVLRKNLYNLKNYYNNMKLSKSTAEKSLIYPLLILSSILVLLFLLNFWVIPQFSTLLGYDINLNLSTYMLISMLTFFFLGLITFWIGKGNDIFWTKIPFLKALYKNYILHEFTRNVNLLLKNGLTIYTALEIVLSNTNSQYISSTFLTVYLDIEKGKDLTEVFSKIKDVKEFSLTMSVSKRKGNYKEVFDFLENYYYSTFKTASEKIMKMIEPVLIIFLSVIILSLAFEIYSNVYLGGMNFEMGGTF is encoded by the coding sequence GTGAAAAAACTTTACAAGTTGGAAATTGAGGAAAGATCATCAAATAAAAGATATGAATGTCTATTACTTGTAAAAAATAAAGAAGAAATTTATGATCTTCTAACTAACCTCAATATTAGAGTTATCAACATTGATGTTGATAACTTTTATTTCGATACTAAAAAATTCAATATCGATCAAATGATCAGCCTTGTTGATAATCTGTACCTCCTTGTAAACTCGGGTCTCACACTCTTTGAAGCAATGGAATTTTTAGTTTTCAACGAACAGGTTGATAAGTTCATAAGAGGTGTTATTTTCAAAAGTTATTTTTTAGTAATGAAAGGTTTAGATTACAAAACGGCATTTGATTTTCCAGAAATAGATAACTACTTTAGGCATACAATAAACTTATCAAAGACAACTATAGTTTTAAGAAAAAACTTATACAATTTAAAAAATTACTATAACAATATGAAACTCTCCAAGTCTACCGCCGAAAAATCATTAATTTATCCTCTCCTAATTCTTTCATCAATTTTGGTTTTGCTTTTTCTTCTAAATTTCTGGGTTATTCCACAGTTTTCTACTCTTTTAGGATACGACATTAATCTTAACTTATCAACTTACATGTTGATAAGTATGTTGACATTTTTCTTCTTAGGGTTGATAACTTTTTGGATAGGCAAGGGAAACGATATTTTTTGGACAAAGATTCCGTTTTTAAAGGCCTTGTACAAGAATTACATACTTCATGAATTCACAAGGAACGTTAACTTACTTTTAAAAAACGGTCTCACAATATACACCGCCTTAGAAATTGTCCTTTCTAATACGAATTCACAGTATATATCATCCACTTTCTTAACAGTCTATTTGGATATAGAAAAAGGGAAAGATCTTACGGAGGTTTTTTCAAAAATCAAAGACGTTAAAGAATTTTCTTTAACAATGAGCGTCTCAAAGAGGAAAGGAAATTATAAAGAGGTATTTGACTTCTTAGAAAACTATTATTATTCAACATTTAAAACAGCTTCAGAAAAGATTATGAAAATGATCGAACCTGTGCTTATAATATTTTTATCCGTTATAATTTTGAGTTTGGCATTTGAAATTTATTCCAATGTCTACTTAGGGGGGATGAATTTTGAAATGGGTGGTACATTCTAA